The Podarcis raffonei isolate rPodRaf1 chromosome 2, rPodRaf1.pri, whole genome shotgun sequence genome window below encodes:
- the LOC128408525 gene encoding monoacylglycerol lipase ABHD6-like → MGGMIAGVYAAQYPSEVSGLSLLCPLGLRYPDDNNNAFKRLREQSIKSHDVFKLGLYHPSTKNMQLLKGYVANWRQQNAFLVKCFLDLSNPKSKYSLHDSMSNISALTQVLWGKDDQVADSSGAEILAHAIPNSQVHMLERCGHIIAFERPRKSAKLLLEFYNSVCDKAENKKLA, encoded by the exons ATGGGAGGAATGATTGCTGGTGTTTACGCAGCTCAGTATCCATCTGAGGTATCCGGCTTGTCCCTCCTTTGCCCACTTG GGCTGCGATATCCGGACGATAATAATAACGCCTTCAAGCGCCTGAGGGAGCAATCGATTAAGTCGCATGATGTCTTCAAACTTGGCTTATATCATCCCAGCACAAAAAACATGCAG CTGCTAAAGGGATATGTTGCCAACTGGAGACAACAGAATGCTTTTTTGGTAAAAT GTTTTTTAGATCTTTCCAACCCAAAGTCCAAGTACAGCCTTCATGACAGTATGAGCAATATTAGCGCTCTGACACAGGTCCTTTGGGGAAAGGATGACCAG GTGGCTGACTCGTCTGGCGCAGAAATTTTAGCCCACGCCATTCCCAACTCCCAGGTGCATATGCTGGAGAGATGTGGGCACATCATAGCATTTGAGAGGCCCAGGAAATCTGCAAAGCTCCTCTTGGAATTCTACAATTCAGTTTGCGACAAAGCGGAGAATAAGAAGTTGGCATAA